The genomic DNA gcgaacagaagtcagcagaaggaaacttgtgtgaaaaaacatggaaaccagttaccttctactgacttctgttcgcctggtacttggtctgaaaattttccagttttcggccatttcagtgaagcaatttcaaaagttcacagatCCACAGTTCaccaacacagatcggccaattctcgaactacgttattttagttccagaaatgaccgtcttaatcgcgtgggcgccactgtgcaaagaggtgactgtcaaaatttgacaaaaataacaggagagatttgttttgttgttttctcctttatttgtagtccgtccaggatgtgccacgccccctcgtgatcggcacaatgtcctggatcctttgcaaccagttcgggtgcaaggacattaaggataatgccattttcacgttgttttttctttttaatctctacaaggctatagctcagctgtttcctgtcgaaaaaggacatgtcacgcctcctcgggatcgggaaaatgtcccggatcacttcgggtgctaggacattaaggataatgccatttgaatattgtttttctatataatccccttaaacgctataactcgtctgtttcctgtcggatcaggacatggcatgcctcctggcgaaggtacgagtctcctgtatcgcttgagtccatcaaggaccacaaggactgcaggatatggctgtcctacgctattttgtaattgggaacttttcagcctgaaagtatgctatacttttgagaacaaaagcagcccccaaaagatacttcagtttattggcctctgcccctgacacgtctctgccactgcctctgccgcgactctgccctgactctgcagtgtgtgtttctaggggagggtggcgagctaaaggagcgtgttggcgtgagtagtgttgttgatgtagatgacagatgaagaaaaaatgtaaaatttgacaaataaccgctaagttgcagatgtagtactgagtgccgggtataaaagttgtgacgcgtaagaagcgtctcacacatcccttctcgtttatttaaTAGTACTAATCAGTTTTTGATATGTTATGCGAAGCCAAAAAGCGTAGTTCCCACCCGACCCCAAAATATCTGTGGGGGGATGGCGTGTGTAGGCCGAGTATAATGTTACATTCGATTATTATATAGCATTAAAACTTATTCAACttaatttggttttcttttcaacAACGAGGCGCCTAAATGAGTTAACAATATCAATTTTGTATAATTCGTATAAAAGCGTTTCTGTAAATTTTCCATAATTGAGCATATTCGTGTGTAGCATATAGAGACAGACATTCATCATCAATTCACAACAGTAATTGTAATACTAGGAGGCGCTCCCTTAAATGGAACTGGATATGATTCGTTATTCGCGTGTACCTATGACAAAGCTGGATCAACATATAAGGCTAGACATCATATAAACTAGGTGCAACGTTGGGTAAGCGTATTTCATACATGgataaaatcaaatacaataaaGTGCAGGCTGATGAAATCAGCTCTGATTCATCATCAAACAACACAAAGCTGGGGAGATCACAATCACAAGATAGTCTATAACATAAATTAAGCGATactttaaacaattaattagGCATCTTTCCACAGCGGCACGTGGTAAAGATATTCCTTGCTGTGGATGGACACTCAAGTGCATGATCTGCGGCGTGTCTAAGGCTGCGGCGATGGAGAGTTCCTTTGCAGGACATTGTTCAGACGCATTTTCAGCGGCGAAAAGTCAATTCTCTTGAAACGCGGCAGCGATGCAAACTTTTTCATGCCACCACCAGGCGGCTGGAGTTCATTGGACGTGGCCACCGACTGTGTCatgggctgcagctgctgctgctgatggacCACTGGCTTGCTCTTGTTCGGGGAATTGCCAAACTTTGCAAGCGTGGCATACTTCTGGAGCAACCGTGTTGCCTGCTCGGCTGCCTGATAGTGGTTCTCGTACTCATCCTCCAGCCGCGGCTGGACAATGCCCCCGTTCATGCTGGGAGATCTATGCTGGACCGGGGATTCTTCCTTAGTGGACTGGCCGTCATCGAATTTGAAATCAATATTCTTGAGCATGGTTAGGTGCAGGAGCTCCTCCTCTATTCCTTCgatattattgttattgtgattgttgttgtttgtgctaTTGGGGCGCTTGACCGGATGTGTCACGGCATAGACCCCCTCGGAGATCTTGTGGGCGGCAGTCTTCTTTGTTGAGATTTTAGTCTTGTTGgttgatgatgctgatgctgatgaggaTGTGCTGTTGGCCTTTTGGCGCTGCTCGATGATTTGCTGTGGCGACGATATGTAGAGATTCTCCTTGCGCTCGCGACGCAGCTTGGAACTAACAAGATGCCTCAGACTTGGGCCATGATCGGTGGGACTGCGTCGCTTGGACTTGAGAGTGTCGCAGCTGTTTGGATAGTAGGAGGGCACCTTGTCGTCTACGCTTATGATGGACTTCCTGGGCGTCTGGTAGtagttctcctcctcctcctcctgatAGCTGTGCTTCTCCTTGGGCGTTCCCTTTTGCGGCAAGGCTGGCAAAGGAGATTCGGTGGGTGTGCTGGTGCTGAGGCCAATGCCATGAGGCTGCGCCTCCAGCTCCTGGGCGGCCTTGACGGCCAACAGATTCTCATACAAATGCTCGGCAAAGCCGgacgtcgctgctgctgtggtgctgttCAAGGAGCTGCCGTGCATGGCCTCGTAAATGTCACTCTCATTGGCGGTCGGCGCCACCAGTGTTTTGGTGGGTTGGTCCTCcgtgttgcagctgctggtggaagAGCAATAGGAGCCCGTGGAATATCCAGACGAGGTGGATGCGGTGCTTCCACTCGGTTGCGGCGGCACCTCCTTCTCTATAATCTTCACAATGGGCGCCATCACACAGTATCCGGTGAGATCGTCCACCATGATCTTATTCTTCTTCACCTGATTGCTGTGCGGCACTGCTCCATGAGAGCCGATCAGATTAATGGTTGACGAATTGCATGCGGAAAAGTTAAAGTTATTCGGCAGCTGCTCCGATACATTCAAGCTCTCCAGGGAGCCAGATTTGCTGAGGTGCCTCGTGATCTGGGCGACCAGCTGATCCCGGGAGATTGGTTCGATGGCCGACTCATCCAGGCTGATGTTCAGCTCAACGCTCGACTCGTGGCTTTGCGTGAAAATGTCCTCCCCGAAGGTGTCCAGAAAGTTGAGCTTCGAAAGGTCGGGACTCGAGAAGCTATTACGCTGGGATTTGCTCAGCTGGGAAGTGCGCTTCAAGGGCAGCGCCATCTCTGGTGTCGGAGCATTCTCGTACAGCGGCAACTGGTCGTCCTTCGGCTGCTGAACGGGCTCACTTACACTGCCCGCGCGTTTCTGGCGCGTACCTCCAAAGAAGTTGTCCAACATATTCTTGTatttcttcttcttggccagctccaccTCGGGATTGGTGCAGGATCGCGGAATGTCGCCCAGTGGAGAGCACTCAAAGGTGTTTATGCGCTTGCGATATGGGTGTGTGGGCAGGGGAGGCGGCGAAGGCGTCTCCATGACCGACGGCTTCATCTCCTCGTATATGCCCGAGGCAATGGAGGCGCGCGATATTCGGCTTCCGTCAAAGATTTCCTCATAGATCTGCGAGACACGCGCCGAGAACTGGCTGATGTCCAAGGAATCTGGCAGAGTTGGCAGAGGCCCCAGGGCACCAGGACCCCTACTCATTCGGCGCTGCTCCAGGAAAACCTGTCGGTATAGCTCCAGATTCTTGATGGACTTCTTCATCCACTTCATGTGGCGCCGACAGGACATCTCCGTTTCCAGGGCAAAGTAAATGAAGCACTCGCGCCGATTTTGGGTCCAAAACAGCCCGTACGAGTGCTGCTTGGTCCGTGAGGTGGCCAAGCTGATGCTGACCCCGGGCACATTTACCGAGACACTCAGCGCTTTGGAAGATGCTGGCGGATCTTCTGCCTCCGCAGCAGATCCTTGAAATGTGAGGCGCAGGAAGCAGGGCACACACTTGAATGGCCTCGATTTTCACTTGGCATCGAGTCCAGGTCTTATAGCGCAGCGCCATTGCGCGCTTATCGTGTGTATCCAACTTGACGTCCATGCACATGGAAATCTCGTTGTGGTCCATCTTGACCGCCGTTTGACTGTTCTGTGCTATGGGCGCAGGATGGTGTTGTGCGGGTGGGTGTGCGTCGAGTGAAATAAAAAGGTGAACGATTTAATTACGCTATTTGTAGGATttacatgtttttttttcgaatggGCGGAGTCCGAAGGATGTACattgcagtgtgaccgcggatttaccGATAAAATATATACCCTATCCTTGTCAagatatactgtaaatataccgatgaaaattatattcctccattttgatattctgtttaatattaccagcagTTTAACACTCTCAGCTTTGAAACAACAATTTTAGCCAGTTGATGAGTTAATTCTCTACAATGCTGGTACCAACCACTACCCTATTACAAATCTAATTTAATAGATGCATGAAATTTAGATTGTTTGGTTCTCAATCATATCAATATCGATATTCTTGTGCGACTGTTTTACAACACTTATATCGATACGTATTTATGCAACCCTAGCTACAGCATTTTTGGCGGCCATTACAACGTGAGATTTGGCGGAGAAAATTAATGCGTAAACAAAACGGCAAGCAAACAGCACACTCGCTTGCTTAAACATTAAGAAATAAGTAAAACGAAAAGCATTGAAGATGTCTACGGGAGCTGCAAGAGTCTACATCCAAGTCGAAAGCGAggccgagcagcaggagcatctgAAGCACCAACGCAAGACCCTGAAGCCGCTGCACGGCAACGTCAACGATAAGGAGAATCTGTCGGGACGCGCCTCCATCGTGGATCAACTTAGTCGCTTGAAGGCCGGCGTCCCAGTTACGCCCAGCACCAAGTACGGCAAACGCAAATGCGTGGACAccgcaacagctgcaacatcGACGAAGGACGCCGATACACAGACCGAGAAGTCGCAGAACGACGCTGACAAACCCATCACAGCTGAAGATCTCACCAGCGAGTGTGAGCCCGGGGAGAGCTACTACAAATTGTTGGCAGAACAGCGGCGCGTCGCTTTGGAGGACTCGCTGACGGAGAACCGACATCTGCATGAACGCATCGAGGGactggaggaggagatggaCACAATGCGTCAGGAACTAGACGAGGCAAAGAATCTGGTAGAGGTGCTCAAGGAAATCTGTGACGAGGACACCagcgaggtggaggaggaagagaCAGCAGCCGCTCAGAAATAAATGCCTGCCCATGCTCAcctgttttgtttatttaaaattatacaattaGTTGTAGTTACACAATTCCttcattttataatttatccCTGTATGTACCCTAACCCAACGGACTGGTCTCAGTGAAAGCCAGCAATATATTTACCTGTTAATCGCTAGTTATGATGTTCCCcaataaaagtttatttgcTAACCTGAGCTGCGGTTGATTGTAACAGTTGCCAAATAAACGATTCTCTTTATGTTTATTCAGTAGGAAAATACAAACATCTACAAATCATGATAAGCCATTTATTTCAGCCAATCACTGATGATCTCTTCGCTGTCGAAGTTGTCTACATCGAACTGACAGGGAGGAAAAGTTCTTAATAATTgggaaaatacaatttgggCCCAGCTGTGCTTACCTCAACGGCCTCCTGGTAGGTGGGCACGCTGCCACTGACGTCCACGTCGTTTACCACCGCATTCATGTATGCAgcatctgcctctgctgctgctatgcgTATTGCCGCCTCAGAGTCGTCTGCCTCGGCCACTTGTGGGCTCCTTAAGGGAAGTTTGCTCATTCTTCTGTGCATCGGAACCCAACACCTTTCCGTGAGCCGATTTTAGGTGCTGGCGCAGCGCATAAGCGCGCGAGTACTCTGCCCCGCACTCACTGCAAGAGCACTTGCCACCAGCTAGAATCTTGATAGATTCGTCTCCCTTTTCAGCAGACACAACCACAGTGgcacttttgctgcctttATCATTCTTGTGCGTTTTCATGTGATTGTTGACGGCATACAGCGAGGCAAAGGGTCGATTGCAAATCTCACACTCGAATGGCTTGGTGTGCGAATTCCTATGGCCGTTCAACTGCACCGATGTACGGAAGGACTTGGAGCATATATCACAGGAAAACTGACGCTCAGCGCCATGGGTGAGGAGGTGATGGGCGTAATTTGACTGCAATTTAAAACTACAACAAAGGGATATTTATTTCATGACCATTTTGAATGCGTTTCTATTGGCACTCACCGCTTATTGCAGACAATGCACACGTACGGCCGAATGTCTGTGTGGGAGCGCAGATGCAGGGTGAGAGAGTACGAGACGCGAAACGTTTTGCCGCACGCCTCGCAGCGGTAGGGTTTCTCTCCTGTGTGAATTCGTTCGTGTTTGACCTTCTCGAATGGGCGGTAGAACACCTTGTCGCAGTACTGGCATGGAAATTGTGCTTTACTCTTGTCCACGGGCCCCTTTTTCGACGCCGCAGCAGAAGGTTCCGCTTGCTTCTTCTGATGCATCTTCAAATGCAATTGGTAGTTGGTGGAGGTTTCGAATTGGCGATTGCAAGTGCTGCACACAAACTTGCTCGGCGCCTCAACGTGCATCTTCTGGTGAATCGTCTTGAGGCCGTAATCAAACCTGAAAGCAGATGGTACAGTGTGGGTGGTAAACAGACGTTATCTTGGCTTATCGGtgacactcactctctttgaCAGATCTCGCAGAAAAACAGATCCAGTTCGCTATACTCCTGATGAGCGCCCACGGGAAGGGCATCCTGAATCCGCTTCGGCTTGCGCTCGTCGTGTATGCGCATGTGGAACTTGAGACTCTTTTGCGCATTGAAAATGGTATTGCAAACTTTGCAAATAAACTTGGGACTATCTCCGTTAgggcctgctgttgctccggCACCAGGAACTTTGCGTCGGACGGGCTGCTTGGACATGGTAGCCTTTTGGCTGGCTCCATTGCTAGTCCCTTCTGGGGGGCACACATGATTTTCAGCACTGCTGTGGCTCTCGTATATGATGTGGCaatcaaagcaaaagtaaCGTTCCGACTCTGCATCGACGCGATCGCCATCCACCACGTCCCACAGGGGCACATCCGCCTCCACtatttcctcctcctctttctcttcctCAACCAAATCCATATCTTCTATGCATTCAACGCCAATGCCGCtgaggcagctgccacagcgatGGTCCTCCTCGTAAGCCTCTTCTGTCGCGTATACATTCCTACAAAAGTTACAAAGGAATGCAGACTCCTGGACAGTCAGGTGTTCGTTATTGTCTTCCACGTGCATCGAGGCATTTGCTGCTGGGTCACCACTTTTGATGGAGTCTAAATGGCAGGAATGGAATTGTACTGTGTGTGTCATGGGACTGCGGCAGCTTATACTCACACGACATGGCATTATTTCgcaaataacaaattaaaatatacaaaaattaatttatttacagcTGTGACCTCGGAATTATCGATAGCAGAAAatcggaaatataccaaaaatatacagtAGTCTttaatcatattcctcgattttgatgttctatttaatattactagctaccTAGAAGTCTCCgtgctaaaactataattttatccgatttatcaatcaattctccacaagattggctagtttacATGACTTCCTAAGTTTAAAACTAGaaaggtcaaccaacaaaaagagcatAACACGTTACATGATGGGTAATGGATTGATATCAAGGCCCATACAAATTATGTTGCCAACGGTAAAACACGTAAGTGGGGATGGAATAAAGACGCATTGGAATCGATAGAGAAATATCCcttcaaaagagagagaaaattccctttggaaaagagagaaactcCTCCATGGAGTTTATGCTAATGGGAGTTTGGATACCCTATATTATTGAATATAcctataaaatgaaaattattggacttattaaatataccattatATACCGATATGACTAGAAAATTATGATAAGAAAATTCCCGAGCAAGAAGTGCGTATGGTTGCTGATTTTTgcactgtgtcaaaagctgaCTGCTATACCTATTAACCGCAAATGGTCACCCTGTATACCAGTGCGGCTGATCCtcagaaatattttatatatcaCAATATCGATACCTAATAGAGTCATATCGATGGGAAGCGGTTAAAATCTAAAAAGTAAAATCGGagttaaattaatattaaaccTCCGAAATTTAAAACCACTCCaattcaattgtttgttgttgtacgTGGAACATGAAAGACATTTGTGCGGCCtaataaaacatttgaaaCTTGTATTTCCGCCCTGGGCTTCAGCCAGCTAACAAAATCCAGAAATTATGTCAACTCTCGCTGGAACACATTAAGCATGCGAATGCGGGAGAGAATACAGACGTCATGCCTGATTTGGATCTGGCGGGTCGCCATCTGAATGCCAACTCGGATGGCTGGCTACTTTGGAGCGATCATGAATAAAAGTTGGGTAGAATTACGACTAGGAAAaccctgccctgccgcatAATTGTGAATTCTACACTTACACATGGGGAATTCTGCCGACgatgcagcaacaacaatcacatGGAATACCGCCAGGCCTGCCGCCACCTTCCGCCTGGCTACTCGGCTGCAGAGcctcgatcgatcgatcgaatttaatttgaataaaagcTCTCAGAGATCGAACAGCAAGTGGTGCATGCCAATGAGCCTCGGTGGCCACCATAAATACTTTGCGACATTCTGTGGCCTCCACACTTCACACAATGGATCCTCGCAAGAGCtatctgctgctcctgtccaCGGCAGTCTTTCTGACACTCTGCGCCCTAGCCACGTCCACGCCCACTCTCGGCAAGTCCAAGGAAATCGCCCTGAAGCCGATCAACCTACCGGATCCGAGCCAACTTCTATCGACTTTGTCATCGAAGCTTGTCAAGCCGAAGCCCGCCCTTCCGGATCctaagcagctgctggcgggcCTATCCTCCAAGTTTGTTAAGCCAAAGCCCGTCTTTGTTAAGCCCGTCATCGTGAAGCCCGTTGTTGTGATCAAGCCGGTGCTtgtcggtggtggtggcggaggGGGTGGACACGGCCACGGACATCACGGACATCATGGCAAAAATAAGTTCTTTTGAAATTAAAGCTTTAATTTtagaaatgtaaaattaagaCTACGAACTCCgaattaaattagtttaaaatgtaaaagtaaTGTTATCATTGGGCTTGGATCCAAGAGAATATTCCTaagaaaaggaacaacaatT from Drosophila subobscura isolate 14011-0131.10 chromosome E, UCBerk_Dsub_1.0, whole genome shotgun sequence includes the following:
- the LOC117892329 gene encoding LOW QUALITY PROTEIN: uncharacterized protein LOC117892329 (The sequence of the model RefSeq protein was modified relative to this genomic sequence to represent the inferred CDS: deleted 1 base in 1 codon); the protein is MDHNEISMCMDVKLDTHDKRAMALRYKTWTRCQVKIEAIKCVPCFLRLTFQGSAAEAEDPPASSKALSVSVNVPGVSISLATSRTKQHSYGLFWTQNRRECFIYFALETEMSCRRHMKWMKKSIKNLELYRQVFLEQRRMSRGPGALGPLPTLPDSLDISQFSARVSQIYEEIFDGSRISRASIASGIYEEMKPSVMETPSPPPLPTHPYRKRINTFECSPLGDIPRSCTNPEVELAKKKKYKNMLDNFFGGTRQKRAGSVSEPVQQPKDDQLPLYENAPTPEMALPLKRTSQLSKSQRNSFSSPDLSKLNFLDTFGEDIFTQSHESSVELNISLDESAIEPISRDQLVAQITRHLSKSGSLESLNVSEQLPNNFNFSACNSSTINLIGSHGAVPHSNQVKKNKIMVDDLTGYCVMAPIVKIIEKEVPPQPSGSTASTSSGYSTGSYCSSTSSCNTEDQPTKTLVAPTANESDIYEAMHGSSLNSTTAAATSGFAEHLYENLLAVKAAQELEAQPHGIGLSTSTPTESPLPALPQKGTPKEKHSYQEEEEENYYQTPRKSIISVDDKVPSYYPNSCDTLKSKRRSPTDHGPSLRHLVSSKLRRERKENLYISSPQQIIEQRQKANSTSSSASASSTNKTKISTKKTAAHKISEGVYAVTHPVKRPNSTNNNNHNNNNIEGIEEELLHLTMLKNIDFKFDDGQSTKEESPVQHRSPSMNGGIVQPRLEDEYENHYQAAEQATRLLQKYATLAKFGNSPNKSKPVVHQQQQLQPMTQSVATSNELQPPGGGMKKFASLPRFKRIDFSPLKMRLNNVLQRNSPSPQP
- the LOC117892335 gene encoding geminin encodes the protein MSTGAARVYIQVESEAEQQEHLKHQRKTLKPLHGNVNDKENLSGRASIVDQLSRLKAGVPVTPSTKYGKRKCVDTATAATSTKDADTQTEKSQNDADKPITAEDLTSECEPGESYYKLLAEQRRVALEDSLTENRHLHERIEGLEEEMDTMRQELDEAKNLVEVLKEICDEDTSEVEEEETAAAQK
- the LOC117892330 gene encoding LOW QUALITY PROTEIN: zinc finger protein 271 (The sequence of the model RefSeq protein was modified relative to this genomic sequence to represent the inferred CDS: deleted 1 base in 1 codon), which gives rise to MSYSIKSGDPAANASMHVEDNNEHLTVQESAFLCNFCRNVYATEEAYEEDHRCGSCLSGIGVECIEDMDLVEEEKEEEEIVEADVPLWDVVDGDRVDAESERYFCFDCHIIYESHSSAENHVCPPEGTSNGASQKATMSKQPVRRKVPGAGATAGPNGDSPKFICKVCNTIFNAQKSLKFHMRIHDERKPKRIQDALPVGAHQEYSELDLFFCEICQREFDYGLKTIHQKMHVEAPSKFVCSTCNRQFETSTNYQLHLKMHQKKQAEPSAAASKKGPVDKSKAQFPCQYCDKVFYRPFEKVKHERIHTGEKPYRCEACGKTFRVSYSLTLHLRSHTDIRPYVCIVCNKRFKLQSNYAHHLLTHGAERQFSCDICSKSFRTSVQLNGHRNSHTKPFECEICNRPFASLYAVNNHMKTHKNDKGSKSATVVVSAEKGDESIKILAGGKCSCSECGAEYSRAYALRQHLKSAHGKVLGSDAQKNEQTSLKSPQVAEADDSEAAIRIAAAEADAAYMNAVVNDVDVSGSVPTYQEAVEFDVDNFDSEEIISDWLK
- the LOC117892631 gene encoding uncharacterized protein LOC117892631; translation: MDPRKSYLLLLSTAVFLTLCALATSTPTLGKSKEIALKPINLPDPSQLLSTLSSKLVKPKPALPDPKQLLAGLSSKFVKPKPVFVKPVIVKPVVVIKPVLVGGGGGGGGHGHGHHGHHGKNKFF